TTGCTGGCGGCTTGGTTGGCTTCAAATATGGTTTTCAGACGGCCTTGGACGAAATTGATGTAGTCGTCGTTGTAGCCGACCTTAATACCTTGCGATTCGGCGGCTTCCGCCATGCCGTTGATGCCGATGGTGAGGAACTGTTTGTCCAGCGTGATGAAACCTGCATCGTAAACGGGTAGCATGCCGGCTACTTGGTATTCTTCCATCAGTTTGCGGTAGGCGTATTGGTATTTGTGGATTTTGGCGACTTCGGCGGCAAGGTCGCGCCCGTCTTGTTCCAACCGGTTCATATTGATGGTGATGACGTTGATGGAACCGGTCGCCACGCCGCCCGCACCAAGTGTGTAGCTGAAGGTACGGTCTTCGATGGCGTTGCGCAAACGGCAGCAGGAAGCCAAGGAGTCAGGATTGTCGGAAAGATAGACGAAGAAGGAATTGCCTTCCGCCAACTCTTTCGCCATTTCGTCGGCAAACACGGTGTCTTTGCATTTGCCGCCGTCAGTCAGCATCGCAGCGGTCACGACGGGAAAAGTCAAAACGGCTTTGGTACGTTCCTGATTGAACCATTTGAGGAAGAAGTTTTGCAGCTTCGCCACGCTCGTCCACACCGGTTTGCTGAAATCGGGGAAGACGAAATCGCCAAACATCGCATCGAAATAGTATTGATCGTAAACGGAAATATTCCAAAACACACTCTGATAGCCGCGCGCGGCGGCGGGCTGGTTGATGCTGTACACCACCTGCTGCATATGATTGGCGATTTCTTTGCCGTGGGTTTCCAAATAATCGTCGCCGTAGTCTTTGCGGGCGAAATAGTCGAAATAAGTCAGAAATTCCACCGTCGCCACCGCGCCGGCAAACTGCGCGCTGATGGCAAACACCAAGTTGATAAACGAGCCGCAAAACGAAGCCAGATGCTGCGGCGCTTTGGATTCGCCGCCGAGTTTGCTTAAGCCGTCGAGCAGGAAGGGATACAGCGTAACCGACACACAATAAGGCTTGAGACTGGTTTCGTCGTGCACATAAATCTCGTGCGCCTCAATCTGGCGGATGTATTCGTCGGCAACGGATTGGTCGAAAATTTCGGCGATTTTACGCGACACTTGGGCGCGGTTAATCTGCACGAAAAAATCTTTCATGATTTCCGCTTCCATCGTAGCGATGTTTTTCTGGGTAACGTTGGCGTTGGCGTCCATTTTCGAGCCGTCCGCCGCGTTTTGCGCGCTGATGTAGTCGTGCATGAATTGTAGTTTTCCGTTTAACTGTTCGGGATGCAGCCGAATCATGTTAATTCTCCTGTATGGTTTGGATGATTTATCAAGCAATGACGGTCAGGCCGTCTGAAACATCGCTGTCAGCGAATACAATAAATTCAATTTAAATCAGTGCAATACAGCACCGGGCTAAATTGAAGCCACTGAAAAAACTTTATGCACGGGTTTGTCTTTGATAAACAAGCGGTTCAACACCTCACCCGTGCGCAAATCGACAAACTTCTGATTGGTGGTCGGGCTACCCAAGCCGCCCAGCTCCATCTGCCAGCGGCCGGTTTTCAGATACGTCAGATAAGGCAGGATGCCGTCTGAAACCGCCTCCAGCTCCTCGCGATCCAAGCCAGTGTACAAGCAGGCTTTCAATCCTTCCTGAGCAACAATAGCCAGCATTTTCTGCAAGGCTTTCGGTTGCCACTCCCCGCCCATAAACAACACGCAGCTGATTAATCCGTGATAGCGTTTCAGACGGCCTTTTAAATAATCCTCGGTCAATTCCGTGCCAATACCCTCTTTCCATGTATCGGCACTATGGCAACCTTTGCAACGCAGCGGACAGCCTGAAAACAGAAATGCCAGCGACACTTCGCCCGGCACTTCCTGCCATACAATTTGCTCAACTGTAAATTTCAAGCTACTCATTGCAATACCATAAAACACAAGATATGGTGCGAATTAAAACACAATACTACTAGATATGGTATTTTTATTTAACAATGTATTTTACTCGTATAATAGATTTTTATTATTTAACCAATTGTAAATTACTATATTAAGTTCAACTTTAAACCAATAAAAGGCCGTCTGAATTATCTTTCAGACGGCCTGAAATTAAAATAAAAGAAGCAAACTCCGTTATAGCAAAGTCTATCTAAATAAAACAAAAAAGGCCGTCTGAATTATCTTTCAGACGGCCTCAATTTCAGGTTTTAACCCCGATTCGAGCCTTTAACCATATCCATCAAAAACAATCGGCAATCCAAGTTGCCATTAAACAACGGAATTTTACGTTTCGGAGAAAGGCGCATAAATTTCGGCATATCGCGATCGCCGGTAAACATCCCAACCAGCCAACCTGCGTAATGCTGTTTCAACCATGTGCCCAGTTGAGGATAAAGCGCCTGTAAAGCCTGAATTTCGGCAAGGCGCACGCCATAAGGCGGATTGGAAATCATAATGCCGTGTTCGCCGTTTGGCCGCGCGGCTTGCGCATCTTGCACGTCAAAGCGGATGAAATGATCCACTTCGGCGGCTTGGGCATTGGCCAATGCAGCACGAATCATATAACGGTCATTATCGCTGCCGGAAATTGGCGCGGCGGCCGGTTTAATCTGTTTTTCAGCTTCACGGCGCAGCGCTTGCCATTTTTCTTTGTCGAAGTTTTGCAGTTTTTCAAAACCGAAACGGCGCATCAAACCCGGTGCACGGTGTGTCGCAATCCATGCAGCCTCAATGGCAATCGTGCCACTGCCGCAAAACGGGTCTTGGAAAGGCTGCGTACCGTCGTAGCCAGCCAAAAGCAGCAAACCCGCCGCCAAGTTTTCCCTCAATGGCGCTTCGCCGGTATCCTGACGATAGCCGCGTTTGAAGAGCGCTTCGCCGGAAGTATCGATAAAGATTTCCACATTCCGTTCATCGATAAAGGCATGAATGCGGATATCGGGGTTGATTTTGCCCACGCTAGGACGCGCATCATAAATATCGCGGAAGGCATCGCAGACGGCATCTTTGATTTTCAAACCGACAAAATCCAAGCTTTTCACATTGGCGCGCTTGCCTTCGACTTTGACTTTAAAGGTCTGCTCCAGCTTAAACCAACCTGTCCAATGCAGATTTCGTGCCAATTTGTAGATATCGTGTTCGTTGCGATAACCGCCTTTGGTCAAACGCAGCAAAACACGGCTGGCAACGCGCGAATGCAGGTTGATACGATACACCTGCTCCATCGTGCCTTTACATGCCACACCGCCGTCAACAGCGCGGATATCCTGACATGCCATGCTGTCGAGTTCCTGCGTCAAAGACGCTTCCAAACCGCGAGGACAAGTGATAAAAAGTGAATAAACCGTCATATAAAACCTTTCCGGGTAGAGCTATCCGAACCACTCGGATAACAAATAAAAACAATATTATAGCCGAAAAACCAAAAGGCCGTCTGAAACTTCAGACGGCCTTTGAATAAAGCTTTCTTAGTGATCCAAACTGTCGGTTTCCACCTTAACCGCTTTATCGGTTTTATCTTCCGGCAAAACCAAGTTCAACAATACCGCCATAATACCGCCTGCGGAAATTGAGTTTTGGAACAATACAGGCAGGTTTTTGAACACTTCCGGCTCAAATGCCACGCCTAAACCCAAACCGACAGAAGTAGCCGCGATGACCGCTTCACGACGGCGAATACCATGGCTGACCAAAATCCGCACACCGGCAATCGCAATCAGGCCAAACATCAACACCATCGCGCCACCCAAAACAGGACTTGGAATCGTGGTAAACGCGCGACCGATGACAGGGAACAAGCCCAACAATACCAAAATCGCTGCAATATATTTGCCCACATGGCGCGAAGCCACGCCGGTCATTTGAATCACGCCGTTATTTTGCGCAAAAGTGGTCAGCGGCAAAGAACCCAACGCAGTCGCAATCACAGACACCAAACCATCTGCCAATACGCCGCCGCGCAGACGTTTGGTGTATTCCTCACCCTCAATCGGCTGCTCGGAGACCATTGCTGTCGCCGTCAAATCGCCCACTGCCTCAAATACGCTCAACAAGAAAATCGCACCGGCGACAATAAACGCGTGCCAATCAAATGCGAAACCATATTTAAACGGAACAGGCAGGGTAATCAGCGGCAGATTTTGCAGGGCGGAAAAATCCACTTTGCCCAAAAACAGCGCAACGATATACCCGACGATCAAACCCACCGCGATGCCGCTCATGCGCAGCAATGGATTCTTCAAGCAGTTGAAAACCAACACAATCAGCAACACCAGCGATGCCAGACCTAAGTTTTCCATCGAGCCGAACGTACCGTCTGCTTTCGCACCGAAGCCGCCGCCGAAATCGGTAATGCCGACATGAACCAAGCTCAAGCCGATCAACATGACGACCACGCCGCTTACAGTCGGCGTAATCACTTTTTTCAAATAAGGCAAAAGCCAAGCGGAGAAGCACACCAAAAACGCGCCGACAAAGGACACGCCCAAAAGCGTTGAAATCATCACATCTTCAGTCAATCCGCCCTCTTTCATGCCGGTACCTAGTGCAATCATCACGGTAACAAAAGAGAAGTTGACCGACTGAATCGACAACATACCCGAACCAACCGGCCCAAAACGGTTGACTTGCAAATAAGTGCCGACGCCGGAAGCCACCATCGCCATCGACACCAAATAAGCCGTCATTTCAACCGGCAGCTCCAACGCCCCGCCGACAATCAATGCCGGAGTAATCATCGGAACAAAAATCGCCAGAAGGTGCGTAACCGCACTCAACAACGCATTCCCAAACGGCGGCTTGTCTTCCAAACCATAAACCAAATCAAGCGATTCCGCCTGTTTTTCAGTCATTCCGGCCATGTTGAACCTTCTCTCAAGAATCGTTAAAAAATATTAAGATGCGTATTTTAACTAATTTGAAATGTATCAGCAAATTCAAAACCATCAGGCCGTCTGAAAGTTCCGCCCAACTGTTTTCAGACGGCCTCAAACCGCCTTAACACATTTTAATTCTTGACATCATTTTTCCATCTCAAAACAAACAAACCAATGATTTAAAAATGTATTATTCATTAAGATAATGACAAGTCACCATTAAACGGCAAAGCCTCATAGCGGATATGTTTCACACAAACAACAAAGTAAGCTACAATCCACTGCATAATTCACCTACACCATAAAATTAAAGGTTTCCGTATGTTAAAAGGCAGTCTGGTTGCCCTGATTACCCCGATGAATCAAGACGGCAGCATCAACTACGAACAACTTCATGACTTAATCGACTGGCACATTGAAAACGGCACCGACGGCATCGTCGCAGTCGGTACCACCGGCGAGTCAGCCACTCTGCCTGTCGAAGAACATTTGGCCGTTATTGAAGCCACTGTCAAACACGTCAACAAGCGCATTCCCGTTATCGCCGGTACAGGAGCCAACAATACTGTCGAAGCCATCGCCCTTTCTAAAGCAGCCGAGCAAGCCGGTGCGGACTACACCTTATCTGTTGTTCCCTACTACAACAAACCTTCGCAAGAAGGCATTTACCAACATTTCAAAGCCATCGCCGAAGCCACTTCGATTCCGATGATTATCTATAATGTTCCCGGCCGTACCGTCGTCAGCATGAGCAACGACACTATTTTGCGTTTGGCCGAGATTCCGAATATCATCGGCGTGAAAGAAGCCAGCGGCAATATCGGTAACAACATCGAATTGATCAACAGCGTTCCTGAAGGTTTTGCCGTTTTATCCGGCGATGACCCTACCGGCCTGCCTTTCATGCTGTGTGGCGGTCATGGCGTGGTAACCGTTGCAGCCAACGTTGCACCGAAACTCTTTGCCGATATGTGCCGAGCCGCCCTTGAGGGCGATATTGCGACCGCCCGTCGTCTAAACGAGCAACTTATCCCAATTTATAACACCATGTTCTGCGAGCCCAGCCCGGCCGCGCCCAAATGGGGCCTGAGCTTATTGGGCAAATGCGAACCCCATGTTCGTCTGCCTTTGGTAGCACTGACCGAAGCCGGTCAAGCCAAAGTCCGAGCCGCTCTGGAAAAATCAGGACAAATCTGATCCGGAAATAAGGCCGTCTGAATCCTAAACACCCTTTTCAGACGGCCTCCCTGTTAAGAACTTCATCCACAGGAAAACAAGATGACCTATATCAAACCCATCGTAGTAGCCCTCGCCCTGATTAGCATGACTGCCTGTTCCGGCAGCAAAAAAGAACAACCCAAACTCGACTATCAAAGTCAATCACACCGCTTGGTCAAACTGGAAGTACCACCTGATTTGAACAACCCAGACCAAGGCAACCTCTATCAATTACCGGCAGGCAGCGGCGCCGTCCGCGCCAGCGACTTCAACAAACGCCGCACTCAAGCCGTACAACAACCTGCCAATGCAGAAGTTTTGAAATCCGTTAAAGGCGTACGCCTTGAGCGTGACGGCAACCAACGCTGGTTGGTTGTCGATGGCAAATCGCCTCGCGAAATTTGGCCGTTGCTGAAAGTGTTCTGGCAAGAAAACGGTTTCGACATCAAATCTGAAGAACCGGCTATCGGCCAAATGGAAACCGAGTGGGCTGAAAACCGAGCCAAAATCCCTCAAGACAGCCTGCGCCGCCTGTTGGACAAAGTCGGCTTGGGCGGTATCTACTCTACCAGCGAACGCGACAAATTCATCATCCGCATCGAACAAGGTAAAAACGGTTCGACCGACATCTTCTTCGCCCACAAAGGCATGAAAGAAGTTTATGCCGACCGTAAAAAAGACACCACCATGTGGCAGCCAAGCGAGAGTGACCCTAATCTTGAAGCCGCATTCCTCGCCCGCTTTATGCAATACTTGGGCGTTGACGGTCAGCAAGCTGAACAGGCCCTAACCCAAAGCGTTGCCGCCCGCAGCAATGCTTCTGAGTTGGCCCGTGTGGACAACGACACCCTGCTGCTGGCTGGCGATTACGGCCGCAACTGGCGCCGTACCGCCCTTGCGCTTGACCGCATCGGCCTGACTGTTATCGGTCAAAATGCCGAACGCCGCGCCTTCTTGGTTCAACAAGCACCAACCGAAGGCGAAGCAGTTGCCAATAAAAAACCGGGTCTGTTCAAACGCGTATTTGGCAAAGGCAAAGTAGAAGCGCCAAAAACGTACCCTGAAATCATCGTCTATGTTGAGCCTATCAACAATGGCGCACGCCTCCATCTGTTGAACAAAGACGGCAGCCCATACAAAGGCAGCGATGCCTCCACATTGTTGAGCCGCCTGCACACAGAATTGCGTTAATCCGTTATTCGACTTAAGGCCGTCTGAAATATTCAGACGGCCTTTTTAACGAATGCGGCATGGTTTCAAATTCTCAATCTGACGTTATAATCAGAACATTTTTCCCCCTCCCCCAAGCTGCCATGACCCGACAAAAAGCCTATCTGCTCCTGACCGCCCTGTTTACCCTGATGTTTATCGTACTGATTCTGTTGGGCGCTTATCTTCTGAGCATTCACAGCAAACAATTTGCCGTTGCCGCCTTTCTGTTTGCCTTTGCCGCCGTTTTTGCCCAAATCGGCAGCCTTGCCCTTTACATCCGCCACAAAGCACGCGCACAAATGGCTCGTATGCAGCAAACCGAAACCCATTAAGGAAAAACCATGTTTGAAAAAATCGTCCTTGCCAGTGGCAACACAGGCAAACTCAACGAATTTTCCCGCCTCTTTGCCGACTTAAACATCGAAGTCCTGCCACAATCGCAGTTCAATACGCCCGAATGTCCCGAGCCGTACCATACCTTTGTTGAAAATGCCCTGGCTAAAGCACGTCATGCCGCCAAATACAGCGGCTTACCGGCACTTGCCGACGATTCCGGCATCTGCACCAACGCCTTAAACGGCGCACCCGGCATTTTCTCCGCACGTTATGCAGGTGAAAACCCCAAATCCGATGCCGCAAACAACGCCAAACTGTCTGCCGATCTTGCTGATAAAGACGATAAAAGCTGTTACTACGTCTGCGTCCTCGTCCTTGTCCGTCATGAAAACGACCCGCAACCCATCATCGCCGAAGGCATCTGGCGCGGACAATGGCAGGCAGAAGCAGCCGGTACAAACGGCTTCGGCTACGACCCGCATTTCTATCTGGCCGAACATGGTTGCACCGCCGCCGAGCTTGACCCTGAAATCAAAAATGCCGAAAGCCACCGTGCCCAAGCATTGCGCGAACTATTAAGAAAAATCAAGTCCTTATAAATTGGTAACAGGCCGTCTGAAACCTTCAGACGGCCTACCTCATATTCATTCCCATGCGCAAACCCTCGCCTGAAGAATTGGCAGCCTTTGCAAAACACGTCGCTGCCTTCATCCCAACCACACCCGACAAACTTCTTCAACTCATTGACAGTCAAGAAACTGCTATCGTCTTTTTAGGCAAACCAAGTTGTTCATACTGCCGCCGTTTTGTTGCAAAACTGTCTACCATTTCCTTAAACAAGCAGCTTACCGTCCGCTTTACAGACAGCAGCAACAAAGCAGCTTTAAAAACTTTTCGTGAGCAACACAACATCAAAACTGTTCCTGCACTACTCAAAATCTCACAAGGCAAAATAAAATTCGTCTGCAATTCCAAATTATCAGAAGAAGAAATTGAAGCTTTTTTGAGCGCTTAGACTTCGCATATTTCCTACTGATTACTTTCCCAGCCGACATTTCAGTTAAAATAACGGCCTAAAAATTTCAGACGGCCTCAAGCCTCAACACATACCATGACCCAAATCACTTTCCAACGCCCCGGCCACCTAACCGCCCTGCCTCCTTTATCACTCTATATCCACATTCCTTGGTGCATCAAAAAATGCCCGTATTGCGACTTCAATTCCCACAGCCTGAAAAACGGCCTGCCGGAAGAAGCCTATATCGATGCCCTATTAACTGACTTGCAGCTTGAATTGCCCAATATTTGGGGCAGGCCGGTGGAAACCATTTTTTTCGGTGGCGGGACACCCAGCCTATTTCAAGCAGAATCAATTGACCGTTTGTTAAGTGGCGTGCGTTCGCTGTTGCGCTTGCAACCCGAAGCGGAAATTACTTTGGAAGCCAATCCGGGCACATTTGAAATTGAGAAGTTTCAGGGATTTAAAGACGCAGGTATTACGCGTCTGTCTATCGGCGTGCAAAGTTTTAACGACGATATGCTTGCTCGATTGGGACGCGTTCACAACGGCAAAGAAGCCCTGACAGCCATTGATACTGCCTTGAAATTATTTGAAAAAGTTAATATCGATTTGATGTATGCCCTGCCAAACCAAACGGTTCAGACGGCATTAAACGATGTGCAAACCGCTATTGCAACAGGCGTATCTCATATCAGCGCATATCATCTGACCATGGAGCCGAACACACCTTTCGGTCATACGCCGCCAAAAGGATTGCCGCAAGATGAAGCGGCGTTGGACATCGAAGATGCCGTACACGGCACATTGGAAGGCACAGGCTTTATCCACTACGAAACATCGGCTTTCGCAAAAACTAATATGCAGTGCCGTCATAATTTGAACTACTGGCAGTTCGGCGATTACTTAGGGATAGGCGCCGGTGCACACGGCAAAATTTCCTATCCCGACCGTATCGAACGTACCGTCCGCCGTCGTCATCCCAACGACTATCTTGCCACCATGCAGAGCAATCCGCATGAAGCAGTTGAACGCAAAACCGTTGCTTCCGAAGACCTTCCATTCGAGTTCATGATGAACGCCCTGCGCCTGACCGACGGCGTACCTGCTCCAACACTGCAAGAACGTACCGGCGTACCTACTGCAAAAATCATGGCACAAATCGAAACCGCCAGACAAAAAGGCCTGCTTGAATCAGACCCGACCGTATTCCGCCCGACCGAGAAAGGCCGTTTGTTCTTAAACGACTTGTTACAGTGTTTTTTATAAGTGCGATTTTACAACAGTTAAAAAATTTTTAGATTTGCTTAATTTACGACAAGAAAATACAATCAGAATAATTGTTGGGAACGACCAACCCCGGCGATTATCCACTACTTCTAATCCTACATTAAGGACAAAACAATGAAAAAAGTTCTGGTAACACTGATTGCTCTTTCCCTGCCTACATTTGCATTGGCTGATGCAACCAAAGGTTTTTATATTCAAGCTGATGCTGGTCATGCTACTGTAAAATTGGGTGGCGCATCAATTAAAGGCTTTAGCCCTCGTATTTCTGCAGGCTATGATTTCGGCGATTTCCGTGTTGCCGCCGACTATACGCATTATAAATCTGCAAAGATTAATGTACCTTCGGTATATGCTGAGGCTAAATATCACAGTGCCGGTGTATCTGCTATTTATGATTTTGACCTGCAAGCCCCTGTAAAACCTTATGTAGGCGCTCGCCTTGGCCTTAACCACTCTACTCATAAATATCAAACAGCCGGACAAACAGCTGAACGTAAAGATACTAAAATTGGCGTAGGTGCAATGGCTGGTGTAAGTTACGATGTAACTCAAAATGTAGCATTGGATGCAGGCTATCGCTATAACCACTGGAGCAAGATCAATAACGTTAAGCTCCATACTCACGAAGTATCTGCTGGTGTACGCGTAACATTCTAATTCTTGTCATGAGGCAATCATTGCTTCAAATATCAAGTAACAAAAGGCCGTCTGAAACCTGTTTCTCAGGATTTCAAACGGCCTTTAAGTTTTTTAAATATGTCTAACTTTTTGCTGCTTTTACTTTTGTTGCAAACCACAGCGCTGCAACCGTACCTACCATATCGGCAATACCGTCCGCGATTGAACCTTGCCGCGTAGTAGTCAGAAATGCCTGAGCCAACTCACTGCCTACTGCGAACAATAAAGCGGCAAACAGAATACCTTTATAGGGAATATTCCTATTGTCTTGAATAAATATTTTTGCGCACAGCCATGCCTGACCGAAAAACAGCCCGAAATGGCCGACTTTATCAAAATGGGGAAATGGTGGAGCGCTATTGCCGCCCTCTTTGAAAAGCAAGGCATAAATGGCGGCGGCAAACCAAATCAAGGCAGCGACAGTAAATTTGTTTAACGGCAAGGCTTTCATTTGTCGGCCTCTTCATCCAGCCATGTTTGGCAGATATCTGCCAAGCGGACAAATTTCCCACCCCGCGCCTTCAAAATATCACGCCATTGTGCTACTTCTTCAGCATCCGGGGCATCTTCAATACTGCATTCGTAAAGACAGAAGTCTAATGTTTCGCCAACAATGCCTGGGGTTTCGGTCTGCATAAGGCTGGTCAGTTCGTTCATATTTACTGTTTCTTCGATTAGTTTATCGCTAGTCAGATCACACTACCTGTTTTCAGGCCGTCTGAACATGATGTGCAAGGCTACCCGTTCGATTTGGGTACGCTTACTTACTGTGTAAAAAACGTGTTGCTTCTTCCCATTCGCCATTCAACACAGCCGGCAATCCTTGCAGGGATTTAGCGATGGAATCATCAATTTGCTGTCTGTGTTCCGCCGACGGTTTATTCAACACATAACCGACAACCAGATTACGGTCGCCAGGGTGATCAATGCCTAAGCGCAGGCGGTAGAAATTAGGCGTACCCAAACGAGCCTGAATATCTTTGAGGCCGTTGTGTCCGCCGTTGCCGCCGCCAAGTTTGAATTTAATACGGCCGCATGGAATATCCAGCTCGTCATGAACCACCAAGATCTCCTCCGGCTTGATTTTGTAAAACTGAGCCAAAGCGGCTACTGCCTGACCGGAGCGGTTCATAAAGGTCATAGGCTTGAGCAGCCAAACATCGCCATCAGGCGTAGTGGCGCGCGCTACTTCGCCGTAAAATTTCTTTTCGTCTTTAAAATTGACTTTCCATTTCCACGCCAGTTCGTCCAACAGCCAAAAGCCGACATTGTGGCGCGTTTGCTCGTATTCTTGGCCCGGATTGCCCAAACCGACGATTAATTTAATTTTCAAGCTCATTACTGTTCTTTCAGTTTGACAGGCCGTCTGAAAAAATTTCAGACGGCCTTCGATTTATTCTTGCCCGGCGCGTTTACGTCTCGCTTCTTTCGGATCAATCAACAATGGACGATAAACCTCAATCCGATCGCCATCGCGCAACACAGTCTCGTCTTTCACGACCTTGCCGAAAATACCCAAAGGCGCTTGCTGCAAATCCAACTCTAGGAACTCCACCTCCAAACCGCTTTGCAGGGCAGCTTCGCGTACGGTTGTCCCTTCGGCAACGGTCATGCCCTTCAACACTTGCCTGTCGACCAGTCCGTAAACAATTTCAATCTCAAGCATAGCGGCGGTCGGCCTCTTTAATAAAAGCATCCACCAATGTACCGGCGAGGTGGCCGAATACCGGGGAAATCATGGCAGAGAGTACGGCATTGGAGAAATCGTATTCTAATCTGAATTCGACTTTACACATATCATCGCCCAAGTCGATAAATTTCCAAGTACCGCACAGGGTTTTAAACGGCCCTTCGAGCAAATCCATGCGGATTTCCTGCCCCGGGATATTGTGGTTGTGCGTCGCAAATGACTGTTTGACGCGCATATAGTCCATAAACAGGCGCGCTTTTAGTTCGTTGCCCTTGCGTTCGATGACTTCGGTCTTGCTGTACCACGGCAAAAATTTTGGATAGTCCTCAACTTTGTCCACCAGCTCAAACATTTCCTTAGCACTATGCAGCACCAATACGTTTTTCTCGACTTTTTTCATGTGGTTGTAGACCTTGTTTTTGAATATTCGGGGTTCAGACAGCATGATTTAGAAAAATATCTGCCCTACTTTGGGACAAAATTTCAAATTTAAACCGCTTCGCCATTTTGTTTCGCTTCCAGCCATTCCCAGCGTTCCAGCTTTTCCAAAAGCAGCATTTCGATTTCTTCAGCCCTGCTTTGCAATGCACCTGCTTTTTCGTAATCTTTGAAAATTTCAGGATCGGAAAGCTGGGTATTGATTTCAGCCTGTTCGGTTTCCAAAGCTGCGATTTCATCAGGCAGGGCGTCGAGTTCGCGCTGTTCTTTGTAGGAAAGTTTGACCGTACGGTTGGCTTTGGGTTTGACTTTCTCAGGTTCTGCAACCGCTTTAGGCGCAGAGGCCGTCTGAATTTTATCTTCCCTCGATTTTGCGTCGATATAGTCCTGATAGCCGCCGATGTATTCTTTCAGACGGCCTTGTCCTTCGAAAACAATGCTTTGGGTAATCACATTATCCAAGAACATACGGTCATGCGAGACAAGGAATACCGTGCCTTGGTAATCACGCAGCAAGTCTTCAAGCAGCTCTTGGGTGTCGATATCCAAGTCATTGGTCGGTTCGTCCAAGACCAGAATATTAGCAGGACGGGTAAAGAGTTTTGCCAGCAAAAGGCGGTTGCGTTCACCACCGGAGAGCGATGA
The sequence above is a segment of the Neisseria perflava genome. Coding sequences within it:
- a CDS encoding NGO_0222 family membrane protein, yielding MTRQKAYLLLTALFTLMFIVLILLGAYLLSIHSKQFAVAAFLFAFAAVFAQIGSLALYIRHKARAQMARMQQTETH
- the rdgB gene encoding RdgB/HAM1 family non-canonical purine NTP pyrophosphatase, with product MFEKIVLASGNTGKLNEFSRLFADLNIEVLPQSQFNTPECPEPYHTFVENALAKARHAAKYSGLPALADDSGICTNALNGAPGIFSARYAGENPKSDAANNAKLSADLADKDDKSCYYVCVLVLVRHENDPQPIIAEGIWRGQWQAEAAGTNGFGYDPHFYLAEHGCTAAELDPEIKNAESHRAQALRELLRKIKSL
- a CDS encoding thioredoxin; amino-acid sequence: MRKPSPEELAAFAKHVAAFIPTTPDKLLQLIDSQETAIVFLGKPSCSYCRRFVAKLSTISLNKQLTVRFTDSSNKAALKTFREQHNIKTVPALLKISQGKIKFVCNSKLSEEEIEAFLSA
- the hemW gene encoding radical SAM family heme chaperone HemW, with the protein product MTQITFQRPGHLTALPPLSLYIHIPWCIKKCPYCDFNSHSLKNGLPEEAYIDALLTDLQLELPNIWGRPVETIFFGGGTPSLFQAESIDRLLSGVRSLLRLQPEAEITLEANPGTFEIEKFQGFKDAGITRLSIGVQSFNDDMLARLGRVHNGKEALTAIDTALKLFEKVNIDLMYALPNQTVQTALNDVQTAIATGVSHISAYHLTMEPNTPFGHTPPKGLPQDEAALDIEDAVHGTLEGTGFIHYETSAFAKTNMQCRHNLNYWQFGDYLGIGAGAHGKISYPDRIERTVRRRHPNDYLATMQSNPHEAVERKTVASEDLPFEFMMNALRLTDGVPAPTLQERTGVPTAKIMAQIETARQKGLLESDPTVFRPTEKGRLFLNDLLQCFL
- a CDS encoding opacity family porin translates to MKKVLVTLIALSLPTFALADATKGFYIQADAGHATVKLGGASIKGFSPRISAGYDFGDFRVAADYTHYKSAKINVPSVYAEAKYHSAGVSAIYDFDLQAPVKPYVGARLGLNHSTHKYQTAGQTAERKDTKIGVGAMAGVSYDVTQNVALDAGYRYNHWSKINNVKLHTHEVSAGVRVTF
- a CDS encoding VanZ family protein, giving the protein MKALPLNKFTVAALIWFAAAIYALLFKEGGNSAPPFPHFDKVGHFGLFFGQAWLCAKIFIQDNRNIPYKGILFAALLFAVGSELAQAFLTTTRQGSIADGIADMVGTVAALWFATKVKAAKS
- a CDS encoding dioxygenase — protein: MNELTSLMQTETPGIVGETLDFCLYECSIEDAPDAEEVAQWRDILKARGGKFVRLADICQTWLDEEADK
- the pth gene encoding aminoacyl-tRNA hydrolase; translated protein: MSLKIKLIVGLGNPGQEYEQTRHNVGFWLLDELAWKWKVNFKDEKKFYGEVARATTPDGDVWLLKPMTFMNRSGQAVAALAQFYKIKPEEILVVHDELDIPCGRIKFKLGGGNGGHNGLKDIQARLGTPNFYRLRLGIDHPGDRNLVVGYVLNKPSAEHRQQIDDSIAKSLQGLPAVLNGEWEEATRFLHSK
- a CDS encoding RnfH family protein; translated protein: MLEIEIVYGLVDRQVLKGMTVAEGTTVREAALQSGLEVEFLELDLQQAPLGIFGKVVKDETVLRDGDRIEVYRPLLIDPKEARRKRAGQE
- a CDS encoding type II toxin-antitoxin system RatA family toxin → MKKVEKNVLVLHSAKEMFELVDKVEDYPKFLPWYSKTEVIERKGNELKARLFMDYMRVKQSFATHNHNIPGQEIRMDLLEGPFKTLCGTWKFIDLGDDMCKVEFRLEYDFSNAVLSAMISPVFGHLAGTLVDAFIKEADRRYA